ACTACattaactgactaaataactaaattaaaaactaaccaactaaattaactgactaaataactaatctaaaaactaaccaactaaattaacTGGCTAACTAACTTAACaactaaccaactaaattaactgactaaataactaaCTTAACTAACAAACTACattaactgactaaataactaaCTTAACAACTAACCAACTACattaactgactaaataactaaattaaaaactaaccaactaaattaactgactaaataactaatctaaaaactaaccaactaaattaacTGGCTAACTAACTTAACaactaaccaactaaattaactgactaaataactaaCTTAACTAACAAACTACattaactgactaaataactaaCTTAACAACTAACAAACTACattaactgactaaataactaaattaaaaactaaccaactaaattaactgactGTATAAGTAACTTAACAACTAACCAACTGGattaactgactaaataactaacataacaactaaccaactaaattaactgactaaataactatattaaaaactaaccaactaaattaactgactaaataactTAACAACTAACCAACTACATTAACTCACTGGGTGGTTGTGATGAGTTGATAAAAATATTATTTCAATAATATCATTTATGTTAAGTAGTAATATATAATAGTAATGCTGACTCATCATTTATACTAACTAAACAACCACCACTTTTTAAGtactaggtgtgtgtgtgtgtgtgtctgtgtgtgtgtgtgtgtgtacatgttgtTGAGCAGACCTTGCTGGGAGCAGCGCCCCCCTGTGGAGAAGACTTGCAAGGATAGGGTCTCCGTGTTCTAGTGGACCAATTACGGTGTCGCTTCCTGGACTTCTTGTGGACTTTGCTGCCATTGTTGACTCCCTCCTCTACCTGCACACATCACACCACCTGTAACACCCTCTCATCACACCACCTGTAACACCCTCTCATCACACCACCTGTAACACCCTCTCATCACACCACCTGTAACACCCTCTCATCACACATCACACCACCTGTAACACCCTCTCATCACACATCACACCACCTGTAACACCCTCTCATCACACCACCTGTAAGACCCTCTCATCACACATCACACCACCTGTAACATGCACACCTGTTACATGAGGTCACATGGCGTCATGAGGTCATATAACATTCACATGAGGTCACATACTGTGATGAGGTCTCATAATTAGGCCACATGTCATCATGAGTTCACATAGCGTGATGTCTCATGATGAGGTCACATGGCGTGATGAGGTCTCATGATGAGGTCAGATGGCGTGATGAGGTCTCATGATGAGGTCACATGGCGTGATGAGGTCTCATGATGAGGTCAGATGGCGTGATGAGGTCTCATGATGAGGTCACATGGCGTGATGAGGTCTCATGATGAGGTCAGATGGCGTGATGAGGTCTCATGATGAGGTCACATGGCGTGATGAGGTCTCATGATGAGGTCACATGGCGTGATGAGGTCTCATGATGAGGTCACATGGCGTGATGAGGTCTCATGATGAGGTCACATGGCGTGATGAGGTCTCATGAGGTCACATGGCGTGATGAGGTCTCATGATGAGGTCACATGGCGTGATGAGGTCTCATGATGTCACATGGCGTGATGAGGTTCCATGATGAGGTCACATGGCGTGATGTCTCATGATAAGGTCATTAGGTGTAACGATGAGGTCATTAGGTCATGCGATGAGGTCATCAAGTGACGTGATGAGGTCATGAGGTGACGCGATGAGGTCATTAGGTGACGCGACGAGGTCAATAGGTCACACGCTGAGGTCATTAAGTCACAGGATGAGGTCATTAGGTCACACGATGAGGTCATTAGGTGACATGATGAGGTCATTAGGTGAGATGATGAGGTCAATAGGTCACACGCTGAGGTCATTAAGTCACAGGATGAGGTCATTAGGTCACACGATGAGGTCATTAGGTGACATGATGAGGTCATTAGGTGAGATGATGAGGTCAATAGGTCACACGCTGAGGTCATTAAGTCACAGGATGAGGTCATTAGGTCACACGATGAGGTCATTAGGTCACACAATGAGGTCATTAGGTGACATGCTGAGGTCATTAGGTGAGATGATGAGGTCATTAGGTGAGATGATGAGGTCAATAGGTCACACGCTGAGGTCATTAAGTCACAGGATGAGGTCATTAGGTCACACGATGAGGTCATTAGGTCACACGCTGAGGTCATTAAGTCACAGGATGAGGTCATTAAGTCACAGGATGAGGTCATTAGGTCACACGATGAGGTCATTAGGTGACATGATGAGGTCATTAGGTGACATGATGAGGTCATAAGGTGAGATGATTAGGTCAATAGGTCACACGCTGAGGTCATTAAGTCACAGGATGAGGTCATTAGGTCACACGATGAGGTCATTAGGTCACACAATGAGGTCATTAGGTGACATGCTGAGGTCATTAGGTGAGATGATGAGGTCATTAGGTGAGATGATGAGGTCAATAGGTCACACGCTGAGGTCATTAAGTCACAGGATGAGGTCATTAGGTCACACGATGAGGTCATTAGGTCACACGCTGAGGTCATTAAGTCACAGGATGAGGTCATTAAGTCACAGGATGAGGTCATTAGGTCACACGATGAGGTCATTAGGTGACATGATGAGGTCATTAGGTGACATGATGAGGTCATAAGGTGAGATGATGAGGTCAATAGGTCACACGCTGAGGTCATTAAGTCACAGGATGAGGTCATTAGGTCACATGATGAGGTCATTAGGTCACATGATGAGGTCATCGGGTCACATGAGGTCATTAGGTGACATGATGAGGTCATTAGGTGACATGATGAGGTCATTAGGTGACATGATGAGGTCATTAGGTGACATGATGAGGTCATTAGGTGACATGATGAGGTCATTAGGTGAGATGAGGTCAATAGGTCACACGCTGAGGTCATTAAGTCACAGGATGATGTCATTAGGTCACACGATGAGGTCATTAGGTGACATGAGGAGGTCATTAGGTGACATGATGAGGTCATTAGGTGACATGATGAGGTCATTAGGTGACATGATGAGGTCATTAGGTGAGATGATGAGGTCAATAGGTCACACGCTGAGGTCATTAAGTCACAGGATGAGGTCATTAGGTCACACGATGAGGTCATTAGGTCACAGGATGATGTCATTAGGTCACACGCTGAGGTCATTAGGTCACACGATGAGGTCATTAGGTGACACGATGAGGTCATTAGGTGACATGATGAGGTCATTAGGTGACACGATGAGGTCATTAGGTGACACGATGAGGTCATTGGGTCACATGATGAGGTCATCGGGTCACATGAGGTCATTAGGTGACACGATGAGGTCATTAGGTCACACAATGAGGTCATCGGGTGACATTAGGTCACACGATGAGGTCATTAAGTGACACAATGAGGTCATTAGGTGACATGACCAATTTATTAGGTCACACAATGAGGTCATCGGGTGACATTAGGTGACACGATGAGGTAATTAGGTGACACGATGAGGTCATTGGGTCACATGATGAGGTCATCGGGTCACATGAGGTCATTAGGTGACACGATGAGGTCATTAGGTCACACAATGAGGTCATCGGGTGACATTAGGTGACACGATGAGGTCATTGGGTGACACGATGAGGTCATTAGGTGACACGATGATGTACCTTGCCGCTGCGGTAGAGGTAGAACCACTTGAGGTTGGAGTTCTTACAGGCGTAGCGCGTGTCACCAAACCAGTTGACCACGTAGGAGCGCGGCAGACCGCTGTCCTCCGCCATCTTGTCGTAGTCCTGGGCGCTGGGCCACTGCGACCGAACGAAGGCCTTCTTCAGCATGTCCAGCTGCTGCGGCGTTTTCTTCAGCACCTTGCGGCCCGCCGTGGTGTGGCGATCTCGGGCGGCGGGCTCAGCCGCGTCGCCGCCATCTGGGCTGTGCGGCGACGGCGGCGCGTCCCGAGTCTTGCGTCTCTCGATGAACCAGGCGTCCACCTCCCGCCGCGTCAGCTTGGTCTGCGCCCGCAGACGCATCAGCTCCTCGTCCGATGGCGTGTCGCACTGGCGGAAGCTGGACTCCAGGCCCAGGAGCTGCTCCGAGGTCTTCTCTTTGAACTTCTGGGGCGTGAAGTCCGGGAAGGCGTGGCGGAGGCTGGCCCGGCGATCCCGGGGGGGGCGGGGCGAGTCCAGGGAGGGGGCAGTCAGCGGCGGGGCGTCACTGGCGTCGTCGCTAGAGTCGATGACAATGGCGCCGACCTCATCACCGGCGGCGCTGTCGCTAGCGCCGCTCCTTCCGCCTCCATCCGGCGCCGCTGCCCTGGCATCGGCGTGCTGCTCCTTGGCGTCGGCGTGCTGCTCCTTGGCGTCGGCGTGCTGCTCCTTGGCGTTCCTCTGATTGTAGCGCGTGTCGCTGAACCACTTCTTGATGGCGCGCTTGGACAGCTTGGTGATCTGCATGAGGCGAGAGATCTCCGCCTCGCTGGCAAACTGCCGCCTGCCGTAGCTCGCCTTCAGCTCCGCCAGCTGCTCTTTGGACTTCTTGGGTTTGGAGGCGGAGTCCAAAGAGGCCGCCTTCTCCGTCTTGGACTCCGACGCGGATGGTTCGGAAGCTTTGGGCCGGTTGCCGGGTGCGACGGTCAACGCCACGGGCGAGCCCACGGTGCCACCGACTCCGCCCACCTGGGCGAGGACCAGGCCCGGCTGGCCCACGATCTGGCAGGTCTGGAAGATGGACTGCAGGCCgttggcggcggcggcggccatgttggcggggATGACGGTGATGGTCTGGGGGACGGTCTGCACGGTGCCGTTGGCCTTCTTCCTGCGTGCCTCGTCCACCTGCCGACAGGAAGCGGGTCAGTTCCCACGCACACGGCGGCGACCTTGGTACCAACCTCCTCGGGCGTCCAGCTGACGCCATGTTTGAGGCGCTGGGCGGAGAACCACACCCTCACGTTCTCCTCGCTGAACTTGGTCTGCGACGACAGGGCGGCGACCTCCGACATCGACGGGTAAGGGAACCTGCGGGCGAGAGGACCTTTGACCTCCTGACACATTTCGTTACACCTGTGACTCCGCCCCCGTGGGCGTGGCTACCTGCTGTAGGCGCTGACCAGCAGGACATTGTTGTCCATGGCGGCGTTGTAGGCGGGAATGCTGCTGACGGGGATGAGCAGCTGCGTCTGGTTCTGATGGTTCTGCAAGGCCGACAGAACCTGCGCCAGCGTCCCGGCAGGAAGTACggtgccgccgccgccgcctttCACGTGCAGCACGTTGGCGTTGTTCACCACGTAGCTCGGGGACAGCGTCTGGATGTGAAGCGGCGAGGACACGGGGACGAGTCGCGGCCCGCTGGCAGTGACGGGGGCGGGCGACAGCGTGGGCGGCCCGTCGTCGTACTCGTCCTGGCTCTCCACCTTGATGGCGTCCTCCACAGCCATTTTGTGCGAGGCGGTGAACTTTTTGGGCTCCGCCCTGCTCCTCATGATGGGGGTCTTGCTGAGGGCGATGCCTTGGCGCCGcacgtcctcctcctcctcctcctcctcgccgtCTTCCATCTTGACGAAGCCGCCGTCGAAGGTGAGGTCGTTGACCGTCTGCTGGAAGACCGTCTCGTTGTTGCGTCTCGCCATGGTGCGTGTGAAGTTGCCCTCGCCCGGGTGATGGCGAGCGTTGTGCGCCAGTAGCGCGTCGTAGCTGCGGGAGAGCGCATGTTAAGACGGGGCGGAGCGGCGAAAAAGGGGGGGGGCGGAGCCTACCTCCTGGTGTGGAAGTCGCACTCCACGCAGACGTAGGAGGTGTTGGTGACCACGTCGGGATGCTCCGAGTCCACGTGCACGGTAAACAGGTTGAGTTGTGGCGTGCGGAAGCTGCAGTACTTGCACTCGTAGCCGCCCTCGCTCGTGTGCGAGTAAATGTCCGAGCCGGCGTCCTCCGACTCCGCCTCACCCATCACGTCCTCAGCCGACGGAGGAGGGACCATGCATGGCGTGCTGGACTTCCTGCGGCTCGCCATCTTTTCCGCAGCTGCTTCAGTTGATGGCGCCTCCTTGTGGCGTCTCGGAGTCCATCCTCATCCTGTCAAGCCTGCAGAGCGAAGCTTCAGTTGATGGCGCCTCCTCGTGGCGTCTTGGAGCCCATCTTCATCCCGTCAAGCCTGCGGAGCCGACAACAAGTTATCTTCATCCTGTCGAGCCTGCGGAGACAAGCTTGCGTTAATACCTCACTCGCGCTCGCGGACGACGACAAGACGCACCGGAAGTGGCGACACTAACGTTAGCTGGGGTCCGCAAGCAGCTGACCGGAAGTGTCCGAGGCGCGGGCTAGCAGCTAGCTACATGTTAGCATCGCGGCTCCGGCGTCTTCATGCGCAGTCTTCCGCCTTCCGCCCGCCGAGGAGTCCATCTGTCGGAGCCGCGACTATCGGCCGTCAGCTCCCGGCCCGCCTCGCATGCTTGGTGTTCGCCGTGTTAAGAAGAAGGAGAGCTGGGAGGACAAGACGCCGTTCGAGCAGCGAATGTGACAATGGCCATTTTGAGAGCGCCGCCGATGAGAGCGCTGGCTCACAAACACGTCCGGTTCTGCATTTTCAAAGTAAAATCTGTTGTGAGCAGACGCACAGGTTTGCTACTTTGCAACACGACATATATTTGAATGTCATTCACAAAAATACTGCTGGGATTGTTTTTAAAACGAGGCTTTTCACATTAAATGGTTCTCATTTAGGTCAACGAGCAATGGcgtaacttttattttgaagggtagCATTCAGAGGCAATGTTATTCGGCTGACTGATGTTGACTTGTTAGTTCAATCTGTTGCCTTCTTTTTCCCGGTGAACGTGCCCGGACGCGATGACGTCACCGGCGAACCTACGTGACTTGACCGACACGTCAATGTTTAATTAATAGAAATAGATTATTGCTGAATTAATTACGTTAGACAATAGTTTATTTTCTTACAAGCTGAAGgggaatttcaattttttttggaacgttgcctattattcacaatctttgaatgtaaaacaagaacacatatgtttgtctttttgtgtgcattctaaataataaaacaCGGCTAGTACGAGGTGGTTAACAATGCAGTTAATGATAGTACACGATTGCACCTATAAAGCCCTCtcaaataaatgtgaaaaaacacaaactatatatatatatatatatatatatatatatatatatatatatatatatatatatatatatatatatatatatatatatatatatacatacacacatatagtgtatatatataaatgtatgatatatataatgtatacatacttatatgtatacatatatataaacatctaATAATATTTGATACAAGTAATAAtgcaattaattatttaaaaaataatattagatTCAGACATTGGACATCAAGTATTATAAAATATTACAAAGTTGAAAATTAAGTATAATAAACTATAATACATGTGTACATGATGTATAATACTACATGTGGCATAGTAATACTACATGTGTACATGAAGTATAATAACACTACATGTGTACATGAagtataataatactacatgaggtataataatactacatgagTACATGAagtataataatactacatgaggtataataatactacatgagGTATAATAATACTACAGGAGGTATAATAGTACTACATGAGTACATGAagtataataatactacatgtgtacATGAggtataataatactacatgaggtataataatactacatgagGTATAATAGTACTACATGAGTACATGAggtataataatactacatgtgtacATGAagtataataatactacatgtgtacATGAAGtttaataatactacatgtgtacATGAggtataataatactacatgaggtataataatactacatgagGTATAATAGTACTACATGAGTACATGAagtataataatactacatgtgtacATGAggtataataatactacatgaggtataataatactacatgaggtacaataatactacatgtgtacATGAGgtataataatacaacatgtgtacatgaggtataataatactacatgaggtataataatactacatgaggtataataatactacatgtgtacATGAGGtacaataatactacatgtgtacATGAggtataataatactacatgaggtataataatactacatgagTACATGAagtataataatactacatgtgtatAATAATACTGTAAGTACATATGAATATATTAGTGTTGGCGTGCTGGCTGATGATGATTGACTCCGCCCACCACACAGGTGAGATGGTGTGTCagtgaagagagagagagagaagtagtgtcaccatggaaacacaaaGGTATTTATTTCATCATGAACAGCAGGGAGTCCGAGGTGGCCACGCCCACATGGATGATGTCACGGGTGGAAGGTCAAGCCAGTGAGGTCAGCAGCTGAGCTGTAGGGGGCGGGGCGCACTTTGTGTTACCTCCATATGCACCACGTAGGCCACGCCCACTTACCTGACTCGAGTGCCTCGGCGGGAAGAGCGGGTGGTTCCTGCGGGCGGGCAGCGGCGGGCGTGTCCTCTACAGCGGCGGGCGTGTCCTCTGCAGCGGCGGGCGTGTCCTCTGCAGCGGCGGGCGTGTCCTCTGCAGCGGCACCAGGACAGAGAGGGTGGGTTTGTACTTCCTGCGGCGACGCGTCAGTGCCCGGGTCCACGCCCGAGTCCACGCTCGAGTCCCGCGAGTGGGTAGGTGAGGGGCCTGCCAAGACAGGAAGTGCCGTTAGTGCGGCCTTTAGAGCGGCGCCGTGGCGAGACTCACCTTTCGTCTGGCTGTGCAGGAACCGGTCAGCCGCTGGAAGGACGACGCCAACATGTTACATCATCCATGACATCATCGGCCAGGCCAAGGTGATTTACCTGCTGATTTACTCGATAACAGCTGGCGAAGCACACCTGCTGACTCCTCCCCTTTGGTCCTCCTGCAGAGCCGCCA
This Entelurus aequoreus isolate RoL-2023_Sb linkage group LG05, RoL_Eaeq_v1.1, whole genome shotgun sequence DNA region includes the following protein-coding sequences:
- the LOC133649522 gene encoding zinc fingers and homeoboxes protein 1-like yields the protein MSVLGVYLLFAAALRANCDGHSLTYIYTAVSEGAVLAGAQEFTAMGVLDGHVIDYYDSVAMVKVPKQAWMQHNLSANYWQRGSEARRSKQRWFKVNMDIVLHRLRHNSSGLHVLQWLHGCHGDLRPDGSVQFRRGLDRFSYDGRNFLSFDYEQAVWVAASDAALETKRKWDEVHLLKDYTRAYLDKECVTWMTHFLKYQRDDVERAQPPALLLFARKSHLADNLLLTCLATGFYHKDAILEIRRDRRTLTWEDGVTSSGVRPNEDSTFQRRDSVEVLSSDAAAFTCTLRHPASGLSVDALWDGATVHRGLNGFAIAAAVVSAAICMSVMLLVCWRLCRRTKGEESAGVLRQLLSSKSAAADRFLHSQTKGPSPTHSRDSSVDSGVDPGTDASPQEVQTHPLCPGAAAEDTPAAAEDTPAAAEDTPAAVEDTPAAARPQEPPALPAEALESGWTPRRHKEAPSTEAAAEKMASRRKSSTPCMVPPPSAEDVMGEAESEDAGSDIYSHTSEGGYECKYCSFRTPQLNLFTVHVDSEHPDVVTNTSYVCVECDFHTRSYDALLAHNARHHPGEGNFTRTMARRNNETVFQQTVNDLTFDGGFVKMEDGEEEEEEEDVRRQGIALSKTPIMRSRAEPKKFTASHKMAVEDAIKVESQDEYDDGPPTLSPAPVTASGPRLVPVSSPLHIQTLSPSYVVNNANVLHVKGGGGGTVLPAGTLAQVLSALQNHQNQTQLLIPVSSIPAYNAAMDNNVLLVSAYSRFPYPSMSEVAALSSQTKFSEENVRVWFSAQRLKHGVSWTPEEVDEARRKKANGTVQTVPQTITVIPANMAAAAANGLQSIFQTCQIVGQPGLVLAQVGGVGGTVGSPVALTVAPGNRPKASEPSASESKTEKAASLDSASKPKKSKEQLAELKASYGRRQFASEAEISRLMQITKLSKRAIKKWFSDTRYNQRNAKEQHADAKEQHADAKEQHADARAAAPDGGGRSGASDSAAGDEVGAIVIDSSDDASDAPPLTAPSLDSPRPPRDRRASLRHAFPDFTPQKFKEKTSEQLLGLESSFRQCDTPSDEELMRLRAQTKLTRREVDAWFIERRKTRDAPPSPHSPDGGDAAEPAARDRHTTAGRKVLKKTPQQLDMLKKAFVRSQWPSAQDYDKMAEDSGLPRSYVVNWFGDTRYACKNSNLKWFYLYRSGKVEEGVNNGSKVHKKSRKRHRNWSTRTRRPYPCKSSPQGGAAPSKQAMSGQALLKEHYLHHGVVRDEEVQALAAQADMSEQEVRVWFSGRAQEDGEMLSEEEALEGELKEEASDDMEEQVSPGAKSQPT